The Anopheles coluzzii chromosome 2, AcolN3, whole genome shotgun sequence genome window below encodes:
- the LOC120949553 gene encoding uncharacterized protein LOC120949553 isoform X2 yields MPAMAHRCTTPAATSSPPSAPSSSPSPFAAQREGPALPNGAEHVPKPAKGSPVGAEVGTVLPAVGTVVGGLIGKFECSRECAPADVKVTANSGRAGDSALIADRDSPITNGRASPPAYDGQVRTARYRASVTGSERPDKPTMGARGATGNAGRLCAGDTLNAEMSAACVRRAGGRQRKTVVYSRLCLDDALLLEAGNGADGPGRLDGWATRQAEVIRFPCVERLIELYANIIRQKEAEVQRFMSSIVRSGDKSRLDKGVRRWQGEADGPHGSKRQRQGDMERKTLAALPASVSLESLSQAKTPEPDRTSTIPSGDDAARVSRTSTSPAQSDEGWRSDDEERERAAHQDPAMKNRDKVTRSASSDSALGLDDELSAQEQQQAIATVGKVRRLTLGVSDIPLRAALLPVPEPATLPSLTLTDQHCPTVVRSKMILEAQLIELPLAGGELPAEQQPGQQQLGCPPSTSVSRRESAQSYISDAGTEGVRYVRTPSVVVSDYSDDTMCGITLEEIEYFRRHRLRRGSADCESDISAASSCSNLNYCGSSISALDGCEYQCGLRTPERKVSDCSTCSTVSCDEDEGYSRVVRAKLATLSCLPAADTVAEETELPPAVPASPAKPVAPVAAIAEPGETGADVRVCSKKKCSSEHLPN; encoded by the coding sequence ATGCCGGCGATGGCCCACAGGTGCACCACACCCGCCGCCACATCTTCACCACCAAGCGCACCCAGCTCATCGCCGTCACCGTTTGCCGCCCAGCGGGAAGGGCCAGCGTTGCCGAACGGGGCCGAACACGTACCAAAGCCTGCCAAGGGTTCACCGGTGGGAGCGGAGGTAGGAACGGTCCTGCCTGCGGTGGGTACGGTGGTTGGCGGCCTAATTGGAAAGTTTGAGTGCAGCAGGGAGTGCGCGCCCGCTGACGTCAAAGTGACAGCAAACAGTGGTCGAGCGGGCGATAGCGCGCTTATCGCCGATAGGGACAGTCCCATCACGAACGGGCGAGCGAGCCCGCCCGCGTACGACGGACAAGTGCGCACCGCTCGGTACCGGGCGAGCGTGACCGGCAGCGAGCGGCCCGATAAGCCGACGATGGGTGCCCGCGGTGCCACGGGGAACGCTGGGCGGCTGTGTGCGGGCGACACGCTGAACGCAGAGATGAGCGCCGCCTGTGTGCGTAGGGCGGGCGGGCGGCAGCGCAAGACGGTCGTCTACAGCCGACTGTGCCTGGAcgatgcgctgctgctggaggctGGCAATGGTGCCGATGGGCCCGGGCGGCTGGACGGCTGGGCCACCCGCCAGGCGGAAGTGATCCGCTTTCCCTGCGTGGAGCGACTGATCGAACTGTACGCAAACATCATCCGCCAGAAGGAGGCTGAAGTGCAAAGATTTATGAGCAGTATTGTAAGGAGCGGCGATAAAAGTCGATTAGATAAGGGTGTGCGCCGTTGGCAGGGGGAAGCGGACGGGCCGCACGGCAGCAAACGACAGCGACAAGGTGACATGGAGCGCAAGACACTGGCAGCGCTACCTGCGTCAGTGTCGCTCGAATCACTGTCGCAAGCGAAGACGCCCGAGCCCGACCGCACCAGTACGATACCGTCCGGCGACGACGCGGCACGTGTCAgccgcaccagcaccagcccgGCCCAGTCAGACGAAGGTTGGCGCAGTGACGACGAGGAACGGGAGCGCGCAGCCCACCAGGACCCGGCGATGAAGAACCGCGACAAGGTGACGCGCTCGGCCAGCTCCGATTCGGCCCTCGGGCTGGACGACGAGCTGAGCgcgcaggagcagcagcaggcgatCGCGACCGTCGGCAAGGTGCGGCGCCTCACGCTCGGCGTGTCCGACATACCGCTGCGGGCGGCCCTGCTGCCCGTGCCGGAACCGGCCACCCTGCCCAGCCTCACCCTCACCGACCAGCACTGCCCGACCGTGGTGCGCAGCAAGATGATACTGGAGGCGCAGCTGATCGAGCTGCCGCTGGCAGGCGGCGAGCTTCCGGCGGAACAGCAaccggggcagcagcagctcggctGCCCGCCGAGCACGTCCGTGTCGCGGCGCGAGTCCGCCCAAAGCTACATCAGTGACGCGGGGACCGAGGGCGTCCGGTACGTCCGCACGCCGTCCGTGGTCGTGTCGGACTACTCGGACGATACGATGTGCGGCATCACGCTGGAGGAGATCGAGTACTTCCGGCGGCATCGGTTGCGGCGCGGCTCGGCCGACTGCGAGTCGGACATCAGTGCGGCCTCGTCCTGCAGCAATCTGAACTACTGCGGCTCGTCCATCAGCGCGCTGGACGGGTGCGAGTACCAGTGCGGGCTGCGCACGCCCGAGCGTAAGGTGTCCGACTGCTCGACCTGCTCCACCGTCAGCTGCGACGAGGACGAGGGCTACTCGCGGGTGGTGCGCGCGAAGCTCGCCACGCTCAGCTGTCTGCCCGCGGCCGACACGGTCGCGGAGGAGACGGAGCTGCCCCCGGCGGTGCCCGCATCGCCCGCCAAGCCGGTGGCCCCGGTTGCAGCAATCGCCGAGCCGGGCGAGACGGGAGCGGACGTTCGCGTGTGCAGCAAAAAGAAG
- the LOC120950188 gene encoding transient receptor potential cation channel protein painless, producing MSSQKFMHLSLTSPQLALAASFDANDLSEFNRALRNGANVNLRDRDSRYTVFELACKTPGKKQFIRACLNHGAVLSEKNPETSEYPIHLAALSFDSENLSELLSAPRIQVDQKYEDRTALYLLFEQIDSDNWKHVFECVKLLLKYDANINATDENSVSPIALLVTAGYDDWRKELLEYCLQNYSVNVDYRRQQARKAIVKNFPGTDIPIYDMEKVTVDVLRNKLSAGTEDEFLAAYEKYCQQNNGHVPREEDRAELLSVAVYRAKLTAAQKLVDGQIVEGKFTGKPELFSGLLAKCCNRGNVQMLEWLLKIIPDDAVALINEDPLLSLLVKQIDVYKDKNKCPYFRSMGILLNDPRLEVDKIDVKKCTAMHYAVKYKIDHAQELLLAKGAYIGGENMFGDLPISEMDSFLLEKHLDSCVTNNDRKPGDEDYEVRISFANFIPPAHKPNYAKPEQVPFNGLPYEDEMRPIVRMAQSSSTKRLLRHPVISSILLLKWLKLICFFYINLVICTIFFVSFTAYVVFCYGREDAPFKLFFYFLSFAGWIYLVARELIQFLLNMRVYVRSIENGMEVLLILASGAVLMREFGDETRRVASACVILLSALEFTLLVGTLPVLSISTHMVMLKTVSKNFLKCLVLYSIILLAFAFSFYTLFRANGGNGEAGEATTDKTAAGQDGDGDDDQFNQFGEVPLALMKTAVMLTGEFEAANIKFQQSSLSYFVFALFLFFVSIVLFNLMNGLAVSDTTTIKAESEIIGITQKVFLINKYENALKTSKPIRCITERMAWLFPSNSLQLFSNNQPLKYIAVKPNQSNAIMVSSLVPRYAQDVEMGELVVQDKKLEVEGLLERNTKYGTECCIMPCLNNMDGKIVKYALEILHSRHEHVGSIEYRMSRMEQNIERMAQEQIEMKKLLQTLVTSLHAKA from the exons AAAAACCCCGAGACCAGCGAGTATCCCATCCACCTGGCCGCGCTATCCTTCGACAGTGAAAATCTTTCCGAACTGCTCAGCGCCCCGCGCATTCAGGTGGACCAAAAGTACGAAGATCGGACGGCGCTGTACCTGTTGTTCGAACAGATCGACAGCGACAATTGGAAGcatgtgtttgagtgtgtcaAGTTGCTGCTGAAGTACGACGCCAACATAAACGCAACCGATGAGAACAGTGTGTCACCGATAGCTCTGCTAGTAACAGCTGGATACGACGATTGGAGAAAGGAACTTCTTGAATACTGTTTGCAGAACTACAGTGTGAACGTAGACTACCGGCGACAGCAGGCGAGAAAAGCGATCGTGAAGAACTTCCCTGGCACGGACATTCCCATCTACGACATGGAAAAGGTTACCGTGGATGTGTTGCGGAACAAACTGTCCGCCGGAACGGAGGACGAGTTTCTTGCGGCTTACGAGAAGTactgtcagcaaaacaatggtCACGTACCGCGAGAAGAAGATCGCGCTGAGCTGCTATCCGTGGCCGTGTATCGAGCGAAGCTGACCGCTGCCCAGAAGCTCGTTGACGGGCAGATAGTAGAGGGCAAGTTTACCGGTAAGCCGGAATTGTTTTCCGGCCTGCTGGCCAAGTGTTGTAATCGGGGGAACGTGCAGATGCTCGAGTGGTTGCTGAAAATCATACCGGACGATGCGGTGGCGCTGATTAACGAGGATCCGCTGCTCTCGCTGCTCGTGAAGCAGATCGACGTGTACAAGGACAAGAACAAGTGTCCCTACTTCCGCAGCATGGGCATCTTGCTGAACGATCCGCGCCTGGAGGTGGACAAGATCGATGTGAAGAAATGTACGGCGATGCACTACGCCGTCAAGTACAAGATCGATCACGCccaggagctgctgctggccaaGGGTGCGTACATCGGGGGCGAGAACATGTTCGGCGACCTGCCGATCAGCGAGATGGACTCGTTCCTGCTGGAGAAGCATCTGGACTCGTGCGTCACGAACAACGATCGCAAGCCGGGCGACGAGGACTACGAAGTGAGGATCAGCTTTGCCAACTTTATACCGCCGGCCCACAAGCCCAACTACGCCAAGCCGGAACAGGTGCCGTTTAACGGGCTGCCGTACGAGGACGAGATGCGTCCGATCGTACGGATGGCCCAGTCGTCCAGCACCAAACGGCTGCTGCGGCATCCCGTCATATCGAGCATCCTGCTGCTCAAGTGGCTGAAGCTGATCTGCTTTTTCTACATCAATCTGGTGATCTGCACGATATTCTTCGTCTCATTCACGGCGTACGTTGTGTTTTGCTACGGCCGGGAAGATGCACCGTTCAAGCTGTTCTTCTACTTCCTCTCGTTCGCCGGCTGGATATATTTGGTCGCACGCGAGCTGATCCAGTTTCTGCTGAACATGCGCGTGTACGTGCGGTCGATCGAGAACGGGATGGAGGTGCTGCTCATCCTGGCCTCGGGCGCGGTGCTGATGCGCGAGTTTGGCGACGAAACGCGACGTGTCGCGTCCGCCTGCGTGATTCTGCTGTCGGCGCTAGAGTTCACGCTGCTCGTCGGCACGCTGCCCGTCCTATCGATCTCGACCCACATGGTGATGCTGAAGACGGTGTCGAAGAACTTTCTCAAGTGTCTGGTGCTGTACTCGATCATTTTGCTCGCATTTGCGTTCAGCTTCTACACGCTGTTCCGGGCGAACGGCGGTAACGGCGAGGCGGGCGAAGCGACCACAGACAAGACGGCCGCCGGCCAGGACGGCGATGGTGATGACGATCAGTTCAACCAGTTCGGGGAGGTTCCGCTTGCGTTGATGAAAACAGCGGTAATGTTGACCG GGGAATTCGAAGCGGcgaacataaaatttcaacaGTCAAGCTTGAGCTACTTCGTGTTCGCGCTGTTTCTGTTCTTTGTTTCGATCGTGCTGTTCAACCTGATGAACGGTCTGGCCGTGAGCGACACGACG ACCATCAAAGCGGAGTCTGAAATCATCGGCATTACGCAGAAAGTGTTCCTCATCAACAAGTACGAAAATGCACTGAAAACATCGAAGCCCATTCGCTGCAT CACCGAGCGAATGGCGTGGCTGTTCCCGTCGAACAGTTTGCAGCTGTTCTCGAACAATCAACCGCTGAAGTACATCGCGGTCAAGCCAAACCAGTCGAACGCCATCATGGTATCGTCGCTCGTGCCCCGGTACGCGCAGGACGTCGAGATGGGTGAGTTGGTGGTGCAGGACAAAAAGCTGGAAGTCGAAGGATTGCTGGAGCGCAACACCAAGTACGGTACCGAATGCTGCATCATGCCCTGCCTCAACAACATGGATGGGAAGATAGTGAAGTATGCGCTGGAAATTTTGCACTCCCGCCACGAGCACGTCGGCTCGATCGAGTACCGGATGTCGCGCATGGAGCAGAACATCGAGCGGATGGCGCAGGAGCAGATCGAGATGAAAAAGTTGCTGCAAACGCTCGTTACCTCGTTACATGCTAAGGCGTAG
- the LOC120949553 gene encoding uncharacterized protein LOC120949553 isoform X1, with the protein MPAMAHRCTTPAATSSPPSAPSSSPSPFAAQREGPALPNGAEHVPKPAKGSPVGAEVGTVLPAVGTVVGGLIGKFECSRECAPADVKVTANSGRAGDSALIADRDSPITNGRASPPAYDGQVRTARYRASVTGSERPDKPTMGARGATGNAGRLCAGDTLNAEMSAACVRRAGGRQRKTVVYSRLCLDDALLLEAGNGADGPGRLDGWATRQAEVIRFPCVERLIELYANIIRQKEAEVQRFMSSIVRSGDKSRLDKGVRRWQGEADGPHGSKRQRQGDMERKTLAALPASVSLESLSQAKTPEPDRTSTIPSGDDAARVSRTSTSPAQSDEGWRSDDEERERAAHQDPAMKNRDKVTRSASSDSALGLDDELSAQEQQQAIATVGKVRRLTLGVSDIPLRAALLPVPEPATLPSLTLTDQHCPTVVRSKMILEAQLIELPLAGGELPAEQQPGQQQLGCPPSTSVSRRESAQSYISDAGTEGVRYVRTPSVVVSDYSDDTMCGITLEEIEYFRRHRLRRGSADCESDISAASSCSNLNYCGSSISALDGCEYQCGLRTPERKVSDCSTCSTVSCDEDEGYSRVVRAKLATLSCLPAADTVAEETELPPAVPASPAKPVAPVAAIAEPGETGADVRVCSKKKVSSVGNSCG; encoded by the coding sequence ATGCCGGCGATGGCCCACAGGTGCACCACACCCGCCGCCACATCTTCACCACCAAGCGCACCCAGCTCATCGCCGTCACCGTTTGCCGCCCAGCGGGAAGGGCCAGCGTTGCCGAACGGGGCCGAACACGTACCAAAGCCTGCCAAGGGTTCACCGGTGGGAGCGGAGGTAGGAACGGTCCTGCCTGCGGTGGGTACGGTGGTTGGCGGCCTAATTGGAAAGTTTGAGTGCAGCAGGGAGTGCGCGCCCGCTGACGTCAAAGTGACAGCAAACAGTGGTCGAGCGGGCGATAGCGCGCTTATCGCCGATAGGGACAGTCCCATCACGAACGGGCGAGCGAGCCCGCCCGCGTACGACGGACAAGTGCGCACCGCTCGGTACCGGGCGAGCGTGACCGGCAGCGAGCGGCCCGATAAGCCGACGATGGGTGCCCGCGGTGCCACGGGGAACGCTGGGCGGCTGTGTGCGGGCGACACGCTGAACGCAGAGATGAGCGCCGCCTGTGTGCGTAGGGCGGGCGGGCGGCAGCGCAAGACGGTCGTCTACAGCCGACTGTGCCTGGAcgatgcgctgctgctggaggctGGCAATGGTGCCGATGGGCCCGGGCGGCTGGACGGCTGGGCCACCCGCCAGGCGGAAGTGATCCGCTTTCCCTGCGTGGAGCGACTGATCGAACTGTACGCAAACATCATCCGCCAGAAGGAGGCTGAAGTGCAAAGATTTATGAGCAGTATTGTAAGGAGCGGCGATAAAAGTCGATTAGATAAGGGTGTGCGCCGTTGGCAGGGGGAAGCGGACGGGCCGCACGGCAGCAAACGACAGCGACAAGGTGACATGGAGCGCAAGACACTGGCAGCGCTACCTGCGTCAGTGTCGCTCGAATCACTGTCGCAAGCGAAGACGCCCGAGCCCGACCGCACCAGTACGATACCGTCCGGCGACGACGCGGCACGTGTCAgccgcaccagcaccagcccgGCCCAGTCAGACGAAGGTTGGCGCAGTGACGACGAGGAACGGGAGCGCGCAGCCCACCAGGACCCGGCGATGAAGAACCGCGACAAGGTGACGCGCTCGGCCAGCTCCGATTCGGCCCTCGGGCTGGACGACGAGCTGAGCgcgcaggagcagcagcaggcgatCGCGACCGTCGGCAAGGTGCGGCGCCTCACGCTCGGCGTGTCCGACATACCGCTGCGGGCGGCCCTGCTGCCCGTGCCGGAACCGGCCACCCTGCCCAGCCTCACCCTCACCGACCAGCACTGCCCGACCGTGGTGCGCAGCAAGATGATACTGGAGGCGCAGCTGATCGAGCTGCCGCTGGCAGGCGGCGAGCTTCCGGCGGAACAGCAaccggggcagcagcagctcggctGCCCGCCGAGCACGTCCGTGTCGCGGCGCGAGTCCGCCCAAAGCTACATCAGTGACGCGGGGACCGAGGGCGTCCGGTACGTCCGCACGCCGTCCGTGGTCGTGTCGGACTACTCGGACGATACGATGTGCGGCATCACGCTGGAGGAGATCGAGTACTTCCGGCGGCATCGGTTGCGGCGCGGCTCGGCCGACTGCGAGTCGGACATCAGTGCGGCCTCGTCCTGCAGCAATCTGAACTACTGCGGCTCGTCCATCAGCGCGCTGGACGGGTGCGAGTACCAGTGCGGGCTGCGCACGCCCGAGCGTAAGGTGTCCGACTGCTCGACCTGCTCCACCGTCAGCTGCGACGAGGACGAGGGCTACTCGCGGGTGGTGCGCGCGAAGCTCGCCACGCTCAGCTGTCTGCCCGCGGCCGACACGGTCGCGGAGGAGACGGAGCTGCCCCCGGCGGTGCCCGCATCGCCCGCCAAGCCGGTGGCCCCGGTTGCAGCAATCGCCGAGCCGGGCGAGACGGGAGCGGACGTTCGCGTGTGCAGCAAAAAGAAGGTTAGTTCCGTTGGCAACAGCTGTGgatag